The following nucleotide sequence is from Bacteroidota bacterium.
TTTGTATAATAAACCTGAAAAGGAACCTCGAGAATTAGTCTTTAGAATGAATAATAAGAAGCTGTTTTATTAAACGGCTTCTTATTTTTTTAGTAGGAGTCCAACTCTCCAGTCTGACAATAATTTTGTTCAAACACTCCAATTTATAACCCTCACGGCTAAGCGAAGAATTTCAGGATAACATTTAAGCGTTCAAATAAATATCCTTTTCATTTTATTTCCATAAAACCCATTTATTGTTAATCTCCAATTTTTCAACGATGCTCTTTCAGTTTTATAATTTACAGTGTTTAGTACTATCTTTAGCTTAATTTTCGTTATTGAACTGAAAACAAATGTGTGGAGTTAAATCCATCACTTCTCAGCAATATTAAAAAACAAGTAAAGGCAACTAAACAAATACACCCGGTACAATGAACTTAAGATGGATTCCTTTGATAGCACTTATTGCATTTACCTTTACAACATTTGCACAAAACGACACAATCTTCAATCAGGTCGATGCAAGGGGATTCAAACAGGGATTTTGGCAAAAGTCCTACCCAGAAGGAAAACTCATGTACCGTGGCGAGTTTAAAGATAACCATCCGGTGGGAACCATGTTTCGATATTACGAAAGCGGTGACCTTCAGGCGAAGATGCACTTTAGCGAGGATGGCAATTATGCTGCTGCCAGCCTCTTTTACGAAGACGGTGATATATCTGCCGAAGGTTTTTATTACCAAAATCTTAAAGACAGTACCTGGAGGTATTATAGCTATTATTCCGGCGCATTGGTTAGCGAAGAAAACTACCTGAAGGGAAAAAAACATGGCACCGAAACAAGCTATTACGAAAACGGTCAGGTATCTGAACTTATCCATTGGCAGCTTGACACCAAAGAAGGACCTTGGATTCAGTATTTTCCTGATGGAAAAGAAAAACTAAAAGCAACTTATTCCTTCAACCTGTTGAATGGACGGTATTATTTTTATTACGAGAATGGCCTGATGATGATTCTGGGTAATTTTGTCGACAGCCGCCGGCATGGTCCCTGGGTTTTTTATGACGATGCCGGAAAAGAAAAATACAAAATAGAGTATAATTTCGGAGAGGCACTCAACGCCGATGCTCTGCTAAAAAGCGACCAGGAGTATTTTGATTTTATCGAAAAAAATATGGGAAAATTTGAAGAGCCCACCGAAGAAGATTTTTTGCGGAATGGTGGTGGCTATTAGGTTCTATCATTCACAAATTTATTGTCTGACAAAAAACCGTTTATATCACAGATGCCCACTGCCAAATACTATATTACAGCTTTTCTGCTTTGCATAATGATACTGAGCGGTTTGCATAGTCAGGTTGCACCCGATTTATACTGGCTGGAATTTACCGACAAACAAAACACGCCCTTCAGTTTGAATAAACCAGAAGAATTTCTTTCGCAACGGGCAATTGATAGAAGAATACAACAGAAAATACTGGTAACAGAACAGGATATTCCTGTAAATAAAACCTATACCGATAGTCTTTTAGATTTCAATCTAGAGCTTGTCCTTGTTTCGAAATGGATGAATGGCGCCCTAATTCGATGTGCCGATACAAACACACTGAACGCAATTCAGCAACTTACTTTTATTAAACATCTCGACCGCTATCCACATCTCCCGGAAACTAAAAGCAGCAAGGACGAGAAATATATTCTTGCTTCTGAGCCGGCCGCTGCGGCAAATTATCAAACGCAAATTGAAATGCTTGAGCTCGATTACCTGCACAACCAGGGTATTAATGGAAAAGGGGTGCTGATAGGTATTCTGGATGCCGGTTTCAAAGATGTGCAAACCGTCGAATCGCTGCAACATATGTGGGATAGCAACAAGGTATTGGCCATGCGCGACTTTGTGAAAGATGAAGAGAATATGCTTTCCAATCATACGCATGGCACTTTAGTATTTTCCATTCTGGCTGGATGGTGGCCCGATAGACTTGTGGGTAGTGCCCCAGGTGCCCACTATGTGCTTGTGCGCACCGAAAAAGGCGACACAGAATATCTGGCAGAGGAATACAGCTGGCTAGCCGGTGCCGAATTTGCCGATAGCATTGGGGTCGACATCATCAATTCGTCATTGGGTTATTTTCAGTTTCATGACAGCCGGCAAAACCATAGCTACGACCAGCTCGATGGCCAAACAACCCCTGTAACACTAGCTGCATTGCATGCAACCCGCAGGGGAATATTAGTAGTAAACAGTGCAGGTAATGAGGGCGACAACGACTGGTTTCAGATTATAGCCCCGGCCGATGCCGATAGCATACTCGCTGTAGGTGCAGTCAATTACCAGGAGACCATCACAGCTTTCAGCTCCAGGGGCCCCTCTTCTGATGTTAGAATTAAACCAGATGTAAGTGCCATGGGACAATATACTTATGGTCAAATCGCGAGGGGTGCTATCTATAATTGCAACGGAACCTCCTGCTCGGCACCACTTATTACTGGTTTGGCAGCTTCGCTCAAACAAAATAACGGGCACTGCACTGCCCAGCAGTTACGCGAAGCCATCATAGAGAGCAGCGACCGCTTTCAATACCCAGATAACAATTATGGCTATGGCATTCCGGACGCATTGCTGGCCAATGCTATTCTTTTAGAACTGAAGAATGAATCGGACTTAACCGACATAAAACTCTTTCCGAATCCTACACAGGAAAAACTGTACATACAAATTAACCTTCCATGGCTGCAACAGGCAAAATCAGGTATTGTATATGGCCTCGACCTTGCGGGAAGAATGCTTTTTAAGTACGAGACGAATTTTGTGCCTGACATGAATATGTTCGAAGTCCCTCAAACACCAATACTCGATGCTGGCTTCTATATGCTCTATGTAGAAATAGATGGACGGTTTTACAGTCTTCCCTTTATTAAAATCGATTGAAATGAAGGCTGCACCCCTTACCCTCGAAGCCCTCAATAAAATAATTAAGTCCATCCTAAAAGATCAACTCGATAGTTTTTGGGTGGTGGCCGAAATAAACGAAATCACTCTCAACTATTCGGGTCACTGCTACCTCGAGCTGGTGCAGAAAAGCGAAAAAAACGAGCAGCTTGTGGCAAAGTCCCGTGCTACAATCTGGAACAATGTGTACAGGATGTTGCAACCCTATTTCGAGACCACTACCGGGCAAAGTCTGGCAGCCGGAATGAAGGTTATGGTGCGGGTTATCGTAGAATTTCACGAAGTATATGGCCTTTCGCTTAACATTGTCGACATCGAGCCTACCTATACAGTGGGTGAGATAAGTTTGCGCAGACAAAAGATTCTGCAAAAACTAACCAACGAAGGAGTCATTGACATGAACCGCGAGCTTCTTCTGCCTTACTTCGTAAACCGTATTGCCATTGTTTCGTCGAAAACTGCAGCCGGCCTGCTCGACTTTCAGAACCAGCTACACCATAACCCACAGGGATTTCAGTTTTACTCCAAAGTATTTCCTGCCATTATGCAGGGCAATGAGGCCGAAGGATCTATCATCAATCAACTTGAACGAATTTACCAACATGCCGACCTGTTCGATGTGGTAGTCATTATACGTGGCGGGGGCGCAGCCGCTGACCTCGAATGCTTTAACAGCTACTGGCTGGCCTATCACATTACCCAATTCCCCTTGCCTGTTTTGAGCGGTATTGGGCACGAGCAGGACGATACCGTTACAGACCGGGTGGCACATACCCGCCTGAAAACACCAACAGCTGTTGCCGGGTTTCTTGTCGATAAAATGCAGGAAGTAGCGCAAGACCTTGCAGAAACAAACGAAAACATCATGGACTTGTGCCAGGAAAGAATAGCAGTACATCAATCCTTGCTCGAACAGAGGGTACGAAGCTTGCAAAAGTATTACACCAGAGCCATGAATCTTGAATCGAAAACACTGTCAAAGGCAATTCTTCAAATGAGCACGCTGGCACGAAAAAAAATGTTTTCACTTGAGCATACACTGGATAAATCTTGTGAACAATTAAAAAATACGGCCTACCGGCAACTCGACCAACATCTATTTTCCATGAACTCTGTTCATTCAGAATTTAAATCCAGCTTAAAAATCATTCTCAACACAGAACAGCATCACCTAAGTATGTTGGAAAAAAGCCTGCTTTACAACAACCCCCGGCATATACTCGAGAAAGGATTTACCTTAACCCTCAAGGACGGACAAAGAGTAAAACATGCAGATACCCTGAAAAAAGGCGATGTTGTTGAAACCGTATTTGCAGATGGCAGGAAAAAAAGCATTATCGACTAAACAATATTCATAAACTCCATACTTATGGCCAAACAAAACACTAGTTATAACGAAGCCTTCGGTGAGTTGACCCGCATACTCGAAACCATCGAAAATAAAGAACCCGATATGGATAGCCTCACAGCACAGGTTAAAAAAGCTGCCGAATTGGTAAAATTCTGCAAAAGCAA
It contains:
- a CDS encoding toxin-antitoxin system YwqK family antitoxin; protein product: MNLRWIPLIALIAFTFTTFAQNDTIFNQVDARGFKQGFWQKSYPEGKLMYRGEFKDNHPVGTMFRYYESGDLQAKMHFSEDGNYAAASLFYEDGDISAEGFYYQNLKDSTWRYYSYYSGALVSEENYLKGKKHGTETSYYENGQVSELIHWQLDTKEGPWIQYFPDGKEKLKATYSFNLLNGRYYFYYENGLMMILGNFVDSRRHGPWVFYDDAGKEKYKIEYNFGEALNADALLKSDQEYFDFIEKNMGKFEEPTEEDFLRNGGGY
- a CDS encoding S8 family serine peptidase, which encodes MPTAKYYITAFLLCIMILSGLHSQVAPDLYWLEFTDKQNTPFSLNKPEEFLSQRAIDRRIQQKILVTEQDIPVNKTYTDSLLDFNLELVLVSKWMNGALIRCADTNTLNAIQQLTFIKHLDRYPHLPETKSSKDEKYILASEPAAAANYQTQIEMLELDYLHNQGINGKGVLIGILDAGFKDVQTVESLQHMWDSNKVLAMRDFVKDEENMLSNHTHGTLVFSILAGWWPDRLVGSAPGAHYVLVRTEKGDTEYLAEEYSWLAGAEFADSIGVDIINSSLGYFQFHDSRQNHSYDQLDGQTTPVTLAALHATRRGILVVNSAGNEGDNDWFQIIAPADADSILAVGAVNYQETITAFSSRGPSSDVRIKPDVSAMGQYTYGQIARGAIYNCNGTSCSAPLITGLAASLKQNNGHCTAQQLREAIIESSDRFQYPDNNYGYGIPDALLANAILLELKNESDLTDIKLFPNPTQEKLYIQINLPWLQQAKSGIVYGLDLAGRMLFKYETNFVPDMNMFEVPQTPILDAGFYMLYVEIDGRFYSLPFIKID
- a CDS encoding exodeoxyribonuclease VII large subunit; the encoded protein is MKAAPLTLEALNKIIKSILKDQLDSFWVVAEINEITLNYSGHCYLELVQKSEKNEQLVAKSRATIWNNVYRMLQPYFETTTGQSLAAGMKVMVRVIVEFHEVYGLSLNIVDIEPTYTVGEISLRRQKILQKLTNEGVIDMNRELLLPYFVNRIAIVSSKTAAGLLDFQNQLHHNPQGFQFYSKVFPAIMQGNEAEGSIINQLERIYQHADLFDVVVIIRGGGAAADLECFNSYWLAYHITQFPLPVLSGIGHEQDDTVTDRVAHTRLKTPTAVAGFLVDKMQEVAQDLAETNENIMDLCQERIAVHQSLLEQRVRSLQKYYTRAMNLESKTLSKAILQMSTLARKKMFSLEHTLDKSCEQLKNTAYRQLDQHLFSMNSVHSEFKSSLKIILNTEQHHLSMLEKSLLYNNPRHILEKGFTLTLKDGQRVKHADTLKKGDVVETVFADGRKKSIID
- the xseB gene encoding exodeoxyribonuclease VII small subunit is translated as MAKQNTSYNEAFGELTRILETIENKEPDMDSLTAQVKKAAELVKFCKSKLFETEAEIEKILEDLDHTEK